The following DNA comes from Streptomyces globosus.
TGCGGAGCCGGTCGACGACGGTGCCCGCCAGGTCGACCCGTACGGCATGGAGTTCGTCCCGGTCGGCGTGCACGCCGACCGCGTGCCGGGCGTCCGCGGCGAGCCGCAGCAGGGTGCGCGGCTTGCCGCCGGTGGAGGCGCCGCGGCCGGCGTCCGCGACGAAGCCCTCGGCGCGCAGCCGGGCCGTGATCTTGCTGACGGCCTGCGGGGTGAGGCCCGTACGGGAGGCCAGGTCGGCGCGGCCGAGGCCGGCGGGGCCGGCGGCGCGGAGGAGGCCGAGGACGAGGGCGTCGTTGTGGCCGCGGAGGGCGCCCAGGTTCGCGCCGGGCAGGTTCCGGCTGGTCCTGCTGGTGTCGGTCGGGGTGACGCTGCCTCGTTCCACCAGGCCATTGTCCCCCTTCCTTGCACTTAGGCAACACTGTTGCCAAAGTGGACGGCATGAACGCCACCGCCCCGGACTCCGCCCCCTCCCCCGCCCCCTCGTCCCCCGCCTCCCGCCACGCCGGCCGGGGGCCGCTCCGCGTCGGCCTCGTCGGCTACGGCCTCGCCGGGTCCGTCTTCCACGCCCCGCTGGTCGCCGCGGCCGAGGGGCTCGTCCTCGACACCGTCGTCACCTCCGATCCGGCGCGCCGGGCGCAGGCCGAGGAGGAGTACCCCGGTGTGCGGGTGACGGCGTCCGCCGAGGAGCTGTGGAGCGGCGGCAGCGCCGTCGACCTGGTCGTCGTCGCCTCCCCGAACAAGACGCACGTCCCGCTCGCGACGGCGGCGCTGTCCGCCGGCGTCCCCGTCGTCGTCGACAAGCCGCTCGCCGGGACGGCCGCGGAGGCCCGCGAGCTCGCCGGGCTCGCCGACCGGACGGGCACGTTCCTGTCGGTGTTCCAGAACCGCCGCTGGGACAACGACTTCCTGACGGTGCGCCGCATCGTCGCAGACGGCGAACTGGGCGAGGTCCAGCGCTTCGAGTCCCGCTTCGAGCGGTGGCGCCCGCAGCTCAAGGGCGGCTGGCGCGAGTCCGGCGCGCCCGAGGAGATCGGCGGCCTGCTGTACGACCTGGGCAGCCACGTCGTGGACCAGGCGCTGGTCTTGTTCGGGCCGGCCGCCTCCGTGTACGCGGAGACGGACGTGCGCCG
Coding sequences within:
- a CDS encoding Gfo/Idh/MocA family protein, whose product is MNATAPDSAPSPAPSSPASRHAGRGPLRVGLVGYGLAGSVFHAPLVAAAEGLVLDTVVTSDPARRAQAEEEYPGVRVTASAEELWSGGSAVDLVVVASPNKTHVPLATAALSAGVPVVVDKPLAGTAAEARELAGLADRTGTFLSVFQNRRWDNDFLTVRRIVADGELGEVQRFESRFERWRPQLKGGWRESGAPEEIGGLLYDLGSHVVDQALVLFGPAASVYAETDVRRPGAEADDDTFIAITHESGVRSHLYVSATAAQLGPRFRVLGSRAGYVKYGLDPQEAALRDGHRPGNTGAPWGVEPEHLWGRLGSGESPATGGGTPVPTLPGDYPAYYAAVAAALRDGGPAPVSAHEAAQCLAVLEAARVSSRDGVTVSFEN